Below is a genomic region from Actinomadura sp. NAK00032.
GTCGGCGCGCCCGTACGGGGAAGGGCGCCCTCATGGCGCTGGACGTGATCACCACGCTGGAGCAGCTGGCCGCGCTGCTGGAGGACCGTCCGTCCCTGTACGTGCGCTGGTCGGCGGACCCGGAGGCGGACGAGTACCGCCCGCACAGCGCGGACGGGCTGACCGGCGCGGAGCTGCCGGGCCTCTCCGCCAACCCGCTCGCCGTCGAGGAGTGGTGGGGGGAGCGGTCCACGGTGCTGTGGGTGGCGCGGCGGCTGCACGACTACTCCCACCTGGAGCGGGCCCGCGCCCGCGGCGCGCGGCCGTGGGTGCTGGAGGGCGAGGAGGCGGGCCGCGGTCCCGACAACGAGCCCGTCGTGGCCCGTCCCGCCGCCGTCGCGCTCATCGACAAGCGCGTCCTCGACGAGGCCGAGAACCTGCTGAAACGCGACGCGAACACCGACTGGGGACCCCTCGACCGCGAGGGCGGCTGACCGGCCCGGCCGGGTCCGGTCGCGGAGCACCGGCCGGCCCCTTCCGGATGTAGAAGTGTCCGGACGGGACTGGGACGCGAGGGGTGGCCGGTGGCGAGTCGGGGTTGTCGTACTGGCGGGCAGGTGCTGCTGATCCTGGCGGTCGCGGTGCTCGCGCAGCTGGGCGCGCTCGCGGTGAACGTGTTCTCGTCGGGGAACGGGCCGTGGCCGGGGGCGCTCGACCTGATCAGGCGGCATCCGTTCGCGGCCGGGCTCGCGCTGACCGCCGCCGCGGGCGCGGCCGGCGTCCTGCAGTTCTGGACGCAGCGGGGCGCCGCCGACGCGGGCCCGCCCCCGCCGGCGGTCCCGGAGCCTCCCGACTGGGTGGTGAAGCGGCCCGCCGAGGCCGGCCGGGTCCGGCGCGCGCTGCGGCGCAAGGGCGAGGGCGGGCGCGGGCCCCTGGTCGTCCTGCACGGCGCGGGCGGGTTCGGCAAGACCACCCTGGCGGACCTGGTGTGCGCCGACCGGCGGACGGCGCGGCGGTTCCGCGGCGGCGTCCACCGCGTCGTGCTCGGCCGCGACCTCGACGGGCGGGCGGCGGTCGCCGCGCGGGTCAACGAGCTGGTCGAGCTGATCACCGGGAGCCGGCCCGGCTACCAGGACCCCGACGTCGCGGGACGGCACCTCGGCCGGGTGCTGGACGAGCGGCGCCGCCGGGTGCTGGTCGTCGTCGACGACGTGTGGGACGAGGCCCACGCCGCGCCGTTCCTCGTCGGCGGGCGGCGCGCGGCCCGGCTGCTGACGAGCCGGGTGCCGGCCGGGTCGTTCTCCGGCGCCGCCGGGGTCGAGGTGCGCGACCTGCCGGACGCCGACGCGCGCACGGTGCTGACCTGGGGGCTTCCCGCCCTCCCCGCGACGGCGGCCGACGGGCTGCTCGCCGTCGCGGCGCGGTGGGCGCTGCTGCTCCGGCTGGTGAACCGGGTCCTGGCCGAGCAGATCGCGACCGGGCGCGATCCCGCCGAGGCCGCCGCCGATCTCCTCGCCCGCCTGCGCTCCGGCGGTCCGGGCGCGGTGGACTCCTGGGCGGGCCCCGGGCCCGGCGGCGGCGCGGCCACCGACCCGGAGCAGCGGCGGCGCGCGGTGCGTACCACGATCGGCGCGGCCGGGGACCTGCTCGGCGAGCCCGGCGGGCTCGACCGGCTGGCGGAGCTGACCGTCTTCACCGAGGACGAGGCCGTCCCGCTGCCGCTGATCGCCCGGCTCTGGGCGGCCACCGCCGGGATGGACGAGACGCGGGCCCGGGGGCTGGCCGGGCGGCTCGCACGGCTGTCGCTGGTGTCGCCCGCGCCGGGGTCGGGCGGCGCCGTCACCATGCACGACACGGTCCGCGCGTATCTGCGCGCCGGCCTTGACGGCGACCGGGTGCGGGAGCTGCACGCGACCCTGCTGGACGCGCGCGGCGCGGAGCTCCCCCAAGAGCCCGTCCCGGACGGCGGGACGGCGACGGCGTGGTGGCGGATGGAGGCGGCGGACCGCTACCTGTGGGACAACCTGGCCGTGCACCTGGCGGCGGCCGGGCGGGACGGTGAGGCGGCCCGGCTCGTGACGGACCTGCGCTGGGTCATCGCCCGGCTGCAATGGTCCGGCCCGGTCGCGGTGCTCGCCGACCTGGACGCGTACGGGGCCGGCGCGCGCGCCGGTGTGCTGCGCGCCGAGCTGGCGCGGTGGGCGCATCTGCTGTCGCCCACCGACCCGCCCGAGGCGGTCCAGGACGTCTTCCTCGCCAGGCTCCGGTACGTCCCCGGCTGGGAGGACGAGGCGCGGGACGTGGCCGCCGCCCTCGACCGGCCCCGGCTCGTCCCGCGCGCGCCTCTGCCCGACCGGCCGGATCCGGCGCTGCGCCAGACCCTGACCGGCCACGACGGCGCGGTGACGGCCGTGGTGGTCGCACCGGACGGGACCTGGCTCGCCTCGGCCGGGGCCGACGGCACCGTGCGCGTCTGGGACGCCGCGACCGGCGCCGAACGCCGCCGCCTCCGCGAGCTCGGCGGGGCGGCCGTCGCGCTGGCGGTCAGCCGGGACGGCGCGCTGCTCGCGGCGGCGAGCCACCGCCGCGTCCAGCTCTGGGATGCGGCCACCGGGGAGCCGCACGGCTCGGTGACGTCCCCGCTGGACGGCTTCGGCGCGCTGGCCTTCGGCGCCGGCCGGGACCTGGCGATCAGGGCGGGCGACCGCCTCTCGCGGTGCGACGCGGAGGCGAGGCGGGTGCTCAAGCGCTCGCCGCGCCGCGCGGGGGAGACCGCGGACCTGGCCTTCAGCCTGGACGGCACCGTGCTCGCCGAGGCGTGGAACCCGCCGCTGCGCCGCTCCCGCCGGTACGGCACCCTGCCGAGGGAAGGGGTGGTGCGCGTCTGGGACCCGGCCGGGTGGCGGCCCGTGACCGAGCTGCGCGGCCACGAGGACGTCGTCACGGCGGTGGCCGCCGCCCCCGGCGGGACGTGGCTGGCCTCCGCGGGCGCCGACAAGGCGGTGCGGCTCTGGGATGTGCGGACCGGCGAGGCCGGCCTTGTCCTCACCGGGCATCCGGGCCCGATCGCGGCGGTGGCCGTCGGGCCCGATGGGACGTGGCTGGCCACCGGCGGCGACGAGACCGTCCGGCTCTGGGACGCCGGTACGGGCGACGTCCGGGCCGTGCTGACCGGCCACCGGCAGGCGGTGACCGGGGTCGCGATCGCCCCGGACGGTGCCTGGCTGGCCTCGGCGAGCCGGGACGGGACGGTGCGGATCTGGGACGCCGCCGCCGACCGGTCCCGGGTCCGGGAGGTGGGCACCGCCCCGGCGCGCATGTCCTGGCGGGCGGCGGCGAGCCGCATCCGGGCCGCGGCCGCCGCCGACCCGCGCGGCGGCTGGCTCGCGGTGCTCGACGACCGCGAGATCTTGATCGTGGACGTGGCGCGGCGGTCGGTGGCGCGGCGGCTCGGCGGCCACCGCTGGGGCGCCGACGCGCTGGCCGCGGCGCCGGACGGCCGGTGGCTCGCGTCCGCCACCGGCACCGACCGCACGCTGGTGCTCTGGGACACCGGAACCTGGGAGCGCGTCGCCTCGTTCGGCCTCGACGGCGGGCCGGAGGCGATGGCGGTGGGTCCGGGCGGCGACTGGATCGCCGTCGTGCTGGGCACGGACGTGCAGATCGTCGAGACCGCCTCCGGCCGCGTGGCGGCGCGGCTCGCGCAGCCGGACGCGCGGGCGGTCGCCGCGGCGCCGGACGGCGCGTGGCTCGCGACCGCCGGTGAGGAGGGAACGATCCGCGTCTGGGACCCGGCGACCGGTGCCGAACTCCGCCGGTCCGGTGGCCACGCCCGCCGGATCTACGCGCTGGCGGTGGCGCCGGACGGCTCGTGGCTGGCGTCGGTGGGCGACGATCCCGTCGTCATGATGTGGGACCCGGCGACGGGGGAGCTGCTGCGCACCCTTTCCGGCGCTCCCGGTGCCCTGCACGCGCTGGCGGTGGCGCCGGACGGCTCGTGGCTGGCGGCGGCGGGCGGCGACGGCGTCGTCCGGGTGTGGGAGACCGCCACCGGCGCGCTGTGCGCCGCCCTCGTCATGCCGGGCCGGGACGCCCTGTCGTACCGGCGGATCGCCGCGCTGGCCGTCCCGTCGGACGGTGGCTGGATCGCCGCCGCCGCCGTCCGGCAGGGCCGCGTCTGGGACACCGCGCCGGTCGCGGCCCGGGTGGCGCGTGCCGCCGCCCGCCCGGACGGCGGCGCGGGCGGCGCGGGGGACGGGCACGCGCCGGCGGCGGTGGCGTTCGCGCCCGGCGGCTCCTGGCTCGCCACCGGAGGCGGCGACGGCACCCTGCGGATCCTCGCCCCGGCGTCGGGGGAGACGACGGTGCTGGCGGGGCACACCGGCGGGATCGAAGCGGTCGCCGTCGCCCCCGACGGCGCGCGGATCGCGACGGCGGGCGCCGACCGGACGGTGCGGCTGTGGGATCCGCGCGGCGCCGAGCTGACGCGGACGTTCGCCGCCGATCCCGTGGTGTTCTCGCCGGCCGTCCGCCGGCGCACGCGGGCATGGGAGGCGCTCCGGCGGACCGGGCGGCGCGTGCTGCTCCCGCAGTGGTCGATGCACGCGGTGGCGATCTCACCGGACGGCACATGGGTCGCCTGGACCGGTGGCGACCACGCGCTGCGGATCTGGGACACCGGGCACGACGCCGTCCAGGCCCATCCGACCGGGAGCCTGCGGAACCTGACGGCGCTGGCCGTCGCGCCGGACGGGAGCTGGCTGGCCTACGCCGGCCGCGACCGCGCGGTCCGGATCTGGGACGTGGCGTCCGGCGCCGTGCGGCTCACCCTGCGCGGGCACGGCGGGACGGTGCGGTCCCTCGCCGTCTCCCCGGACGGGGCGCTGCTGGTCTCGGCGGGCGACGACCGCGAGATCCGGGTGTGGGATGTGGCCGCCGGACGTCCGGTGCGGGTGCTCGGCCACCACCGGGCACCGGTGCGGGCCGTCGCCGTCTCCCGCGGCGGGCGGCTCGCCTCGGCCGACGCGGCGGGGCGGCTGCGGGTCGTGGAACTCGGCACCGGCCGGCCCGTGGCGATGATGCGGGTCGACGGGGGCCTCACCGGCTGCGCTTGGTCCGGCGACGGCGGCGTGCTGGCGGCGGTCGGCGCACGCGGGCTGCTGCTGCTGGACGTGCGGACGTGAGCCGCGGCCGGTGTGAGGGTGCCGTCCGGCGGGTAGGGCGGCGCCTGACGGCACGGAAGGGGGACCGGTGATGAGCGAGCGGACGCCGAACGGAGAGGCCGGCGACGCGGGACCGCGGCCCGAGACGCAGGCGAGCGGAGCCCAGGAGGCACCGGGGAGTCAGGACGTGCATCCGGAGGAGTTCCGGCCCGACTCCACCGAGGGGCGCGGCGGACGGCCGGAGGACCTCAGCCCGGACGACTTCGAATAATCGCGGTCGGTGCGGCGAGGATGTCCGATCCGCGCGCGAACACGCGAATCGAAAGAAGCGACCGCCCGCGAACGCGCTTTCCGTCAGTGCAGCCAATCCAGGTTGTGCTGCTGAAGGGGGGCCGCGGGCCACTGCGGCGGCCTGTCGAGCGCCCTGCCGTGCGCGGGCGGCCGGTGCCGCGCCGTTATCGGATGCAGGTCGAGGCTGGGGGATATGGCGGACGCGACCGCCGCCGGCAGCATGATGGTGGCGGCCGGCGCCGCCGCCCCCGAGAATCCGGTCGTGCTCTTGGCCGTATGGCCGTACAGCAGTGCGCAGAGGCTCAGCACCGGAATGGCGGATAGTTCCATGAGTCGGGTAGCCGAGCGGCGTCTTTTGGAACCCTCCCGGAGCATTCGGGCCGCGCGCGACACCTGTCCGCGGCGCAGATCGCGGTTGATGACGATGACGGTCCGGCCGCTCTGCTCGCGCAGGTATCCCAGCAGCCGGCTCGGCATCCAGGCCCGCGCGAACGGCCCGATCCGGCCAGGCGGCTCGGCCGCGGTCTGCAGATGCCGCCACACTTCGCCGGCCGCGTCGGGCTCCTCGTCCTTTCCGGGTTTGCCGCCGCTGATCAGAATGAGCGTCGGTTTTTCCGGCATCAGCGATACCGTGAGGCACTGCCACCCGTGCGCCGACCGGAACGCCCGTTCGAGATCGAGGGGCGGGTTCCACTGCTGCGCCACTGCAAGCTGAGTACGCAGTTTCTCATTCTCGCGGGTCAGGCGTTCGATGGTCTCTTTGAGGCGGTGTTCATCAGGAAAATCCATGCCGTCTCCCGATCGCATCATCCGCGTCGTTCCGCGCCCCCGGGCAGCACGATCGCGCAGACAGAAAAACTGGGTAGCAGAAGCGCCTGCTACCCAGTTACCGACACTATATGTTGTCGGCTTTCTGCTGACGACCCTGCGGTTCGTCGAGAGATCGGGGCATCGGTCGTCGCCGCTTGAGGAGGACGCCCGTCACGGCGGCCCATTTGTCCTCGTCGTCGGCGAGGGATTCCGGAGCGTCCCAGATGAACCGGAGGAAGGGGTCGCCGACCACTTCCTCCGGATAGTTTCCGTCATGGGAATGCTCGGCGGCCGGCGCGGCGGTCGCGGGCGGGGCCGCGGCGGCGTCCAGGCAGACGGGCTCGCCGCCGTCCAGGATCGAGCGGAAGCTGCCGCGCTGCCAGCCGAGCCGGTCCTCCAGCGGGATGATGACGCGGTCGGTGTAGTCCCGGCCGCGGCCGGTCTCGATCTTGTTGACCACGGACAGCGAGGGGCCGCCCTCGGCGGCGAGGCTCGCCTGGGAGCCGAAACCGAGTTCGATCCGCCGCTGCCGGACGATCTGCCCCAGTCGCCGCCAGGACGCCGGCGGGTGGCCGGGCGCGTCCTCGTCGAGTCCGTCCAACTCGTTCAAGGCGATCAGGCTCCTTACTCATTCGCGGGGTGACGGCCTGACACGGTGCGTAAGTGTAGCGGAGCAAAACGGACTTTGACGAGTCGTAACGCGTTTTGGCCGGTTGCCATCGGATGCCTGCACAACGCAGTGCATTGAGCACCACATGAGATGGTTAAAACGCGTCTTGATGCTGCACGACGCACTGAGATGCGTTACGCTTCCGGGCATGTCAAGATCTCCAGGCAGCGAGATTCCCGTGGAACGCCTTCTGTACACGCCCCAGGAGGCCGCAGAGATGACGTCGTTCACCCGTGACTGGCTCGTCCGGGCGGCGAGCCGGGGAGAGATTCCGCACCGCCGCTACGGCAAGCGCCTGTTCCGGTTCGCGCACGAGGACCTCGAAGCGATCAAGGACATGGGCGCCTGCCCGGTCGAGCCCGCCGAACAGTGGGACCGGGCGAACTGAACCCCGCGGGCGCTGCGAGCCCCGGACAGTGCCGCGAGCCCTGAACACCGCCCCGCAAGAAGGAACGTCACCATGAGCACCGCACCACCGCCCGCTCCTCCCGCCGGCGCCCGCCCGGCCGGAGGTGCCCGATGAACTGGCTCAGCCAGGGCACCATCGACGACCTGGCCGCGTCCGTCGCCGAGCACGAGGTCGCCGTCGAACGGGCCCACGAGGAACTCGAGAACCACCGCAAGGCGGCCTTCCAGGTCATGGAGGTCCTGCACCGGCACCAGGGGCTCGCCGCCGAGGCGAAGTTCCTCCTGACGATCGCCTACGGCGCCGCGCCCATCCCGTCCCCCGGTGAGATCCGCGAGGTCGCCGGGGCGCAGGAGGGGCTGGGCCTGGCGATCGGCAGCATCCGCATGGCGCTGCCGCCGGACGCGTCCGCCGTGCAGTACGGCCACCTGGCCGAGTCGATGCGCGCCCTGTACGCCGCCGCGCACGTCGTCGCCCTGCACGCGGACGAGCGGGCGCGCACCTGCGCGCCGCCGCCCCGCCTCGCGCCGGAGACGGACGCCCCGGCCGCCGTGCCCCGCGCCTGGCCGCCGCCCGGCGGGGCCGGCGACCACGAGCCCAACGAGCGGGAGCACGGCGACCCCGAGCGCGACCCGGACGAGGAGCTCGACGACGCCCTCGGCACGTCCGCCCAGGGGACCGGCGACCAGCCGGAGCAGGCGCCCGCGCAGCCGCGCACCGGCGGCGTGGTGTCCCTGGTGCGGCGGACCGGGCGGACGAGAAGCGCCGCGGGAATGTGAGGTGACGGGGTGAGTGGAGAACACGCCTGGACCGCCGTTCTGATCGCCGGGCTGACGCTGGGCGCGCTGGCCTTCGCCGCCCGGCGCCGCCGGCGGCTGTACTGGAAGGCGTCCGAGACGCTCGCGCAGCTCGGCAGGGCGGAGAAGGCCGTCCGGCTCATCGCCGCGCAGCGCGACGAGGCGGTCGCGGCGCAGAACCGCGCCGAAGCGCTGGGCAAGACCGCTCTCTCCGAACACCGCTCGCTCACCGACGCCTGCTACGACCTGGCCAAACGCTGGGAGGCGCTGCCGCGCGACAGCTCCGGCGCGCACGCCGAGCAGCTCCGCCGCGTCGTCCGG
It encodes:
- a CDS encoding DUF6098 family protein; amino-acid sequence: MALDVITTLEQLAALLEDRPSLYVRWSADPEADEYRPHSADGLTGAELPGLSANPLAVEEWWGERSTVLWVARRLHDYSHLERARARGARPWVLEGEEAGRGPDNEPVVARPAAVALIDKRVLDEAENLLKRDANTDWGPLDREGG
- a CDS encoding NB-ARC domain-containing protein; the protein is MLLILAVAVLAQLGALAVNVFSSGNGPWPGALDLIRRHPFAAGLALTAAAGAAGVLQFWTQRGAADAGPPPPAVPEPPDWVVKRPAEAGRVRRALRRKGEGGRGPLVVLHGAGGFGKTTLADLVCADRRTARRFRGGVHRVVLGRDLDGRAAVAARVNELVELITGSRPGYQDPDVAGRHLGRVLDERRRRVLVVVDDVWDEAHAAPFLVGGRRAARLLTSRVPAGSFSGAAGVEVRDLPDADARTVLTWGLPALPATAADGLLAVAARWALLLRLVNRVLAEQIATGRDPAEAAADLLARLRSGGPGAVDSWAGPGPGGGAATDPEQRRRAVRTTIGAAGDLLGEPGGLDRLAELTVFTEDEAVPLPLIARLWAATAGMDETRARGLAGRLARLSLVSPAPGSGGAVTMHDTVRAYLRAGLDGDRVRELHATLLDARGAELPQEPVPDGGTATAWWRMEAADRYLWDNLAVHLAAAGRDGEAARLVTDLRWVIARLQWSGPVAVLADLDAYGAGARAGVLRAELARWAHLLSPTDPPEAVQDVFLARLRYVPGWEDEARDVAAALDRPRLVPRAPLPDRPDPALRQTLTGHDGAVTAVVVAPDGTWLASAGADGTVRVWDAATGAERRRLRELGGAAVALAVSRDGALLAAASHRRVQLWDAATGEPHGSVTSPLDGFGALAFGAGRDLAIRAGDRLSRCDAEARRVLKRSPRRAGETADLAFSLDGTVLAEAWNPPLRRSRRYGTLPREGVVRVWDPAGWRPVTELRGHEDVVTAVAAAPGGTWLASAGADKAVRLWDVRTGEAGLVLTGHPGPIAAVAVGPDGTWLATGGDETVRLWDAGTGDVRAVLTGHRQAVTGVAIAPDGAWLASASRDGTVRIWDAAADRSRVREVGTAPARMSWRAAASRIRAAAAADPRGGWLAVLDDREILIVDVARRSVARRLGGHRWGADALAAAPDGRWLASATGTDRTLVLWDTGTWERVASFGLDGGPEAMAVGPGGDWIAVVLGTDVQIVETASGRVAARLAQPDARAVAAAPDGAWLATAGEEGTIRVWDPATGAELRRSGGHARRIYALAVAPDGSWLASVGDDPVVMMWDPATGELLRTLSGAPGALHALAVAPDGSWLAAAGGDGVVRVWETATGALCAALVMPGRDALSYRRIAALAVPSDGGWIAAAAVRQGRVWDTAPVAARVARAAARPDGGAGGAGDGHAPAAVAFAPGGSWLATGGGDGTLRILAPASGETTVLAGHTGGIEAVAVAPDGARIATAGADRTVRLWDPRGAELTRTFAADPVVFSPAVRRRTRAWEALRRTGRRVLLPQWSMHAVAISPDGTWVAWTGGDHALRIWDTGHDAVQAHPTGSLRNLTALAVAPDGSWLAYAGRDRAVRIWDVASGAVRLTLRGHGGTVRSLAVSPDGALLVSAGDDREIRVWDVAAGRPVRVLGHHRAPVRAVAVSRGGRLASADAAGRLRVVELGTGRPVAMMRVDGGLTGCAWSGDGGVLAAVGARGLLLLDVRT
- a CDS encoding helix-turn-helix transcriptional regulator, producing the protein MNELDGLDEDAPGHPPASWRRLGQIVRQRRIELGFGSQASLAAEGGPSLSVVNKIETGRGRDYTDRVIIPLEDRLGWQRGSFRSILDGGEPVCLDAAAAPPATAAPAAEHSHDGNYPEEVVGDPFLRFIWDAPESLADDEDKWAAVTGVLLKRRRPMPRSLDEPQGRQQKADNI
- a CDS encoding helix-turn-helix domain-containing protein, giving the protein MERLLYTPQEAAEMTSFTRDWLVRAASRGEIPHRRYGKRLFRFAHEDLEAIKDMGACPVEPAEQWDRAN